Proteins from a single region of Harpia harpyja isolate bHarHar1 chromosome 14, bHarHar1 primary haplotype, whole genome shotgun sequence:
- the GAA gene encoding lysosomal alpha-glucosidase isoform X2 encodes MAGTAGAVAGPPLAAAAALLALLVPAAARSPGAAGCEVPPGGRFDCGPERLLSRAGCEARGCCYEPAGPGPGPGSGPGPPWCFFPRGYRSYRAENLTATASGYSAGLRRVAAGFLPGEVGSLRLDVAMETPARLRFTLRDPARQRYEVPLATPRVSGRAASTLYGVQVSQDPFGLVVYRQRGGQVLLNTTVAPLFFADQFLQISTSLPSHFISGLGEHLTPLVLDTAWTRVTLWNRDMAPVPQVNLYGSHPFYLGMEDGGSAHGVFLLNSNAMDVLLQPSPALTWRTTGGILDFYVFLGPDPKSVVRQYLDVIGFPFMPPYWGLGFHLCRWGYSSTDITRQVVANMTAARFPLDVQWNDLDYMDAKRDFTFNKKSFKDYPEMVRDFHRSGLRYIMIVDPGISSSGPPGTYKPYDEGLKRGVFIRNATGQPLIGKVWPGPTAFPDFTNPETHEWWHDMVKDFHDQVPFDGMWIDMNEPSNFVEGSQDGCPNNSLEQPPYVPGVFGGRLRAGTICASSQQYLSSHYNLHSLYGLTEAIASHDALLRVRGKRPFVISRSTFAGHGRYAGHWTGDVSSDWEQLYYSVPEVLLFNLFGVPLVGADICGFVGDTSEELCVRWTQLGAFYPFMRNHNDHGTRPQEPYAFSPAAQAAMRNALRLRYSLLPFLYTLFHRAHSAGETVARPLFLEFPQDPNTWAVDRQLMWGGGLLITPVLEAGKTKVSGYFPAGTWYSLAGDSTIHSKGQWILLPAPLDTINVHVRAGHILPLQEPAFSTAESRKKGMALVVALTPDGFARGDLFWDDGESWQTFEKEDYTEILFLATHGAVLSQLLRVGAHLDGVLLEAVTVLGVTSPPRQVLANGALVGDFSYRSDTQVLRVPVSLPMWEQFVITWS; translated from the exons aTGGCGGGGACGGCGGGAGCCGTGGCGGggccgccgctcgccgccgccgccgcgctgctgGCGCTGCTGGTGCCCGCCGCGGCgcgcagccccggggccgccggctgCGAGGTGCCCCCGGGCGGCCGCTTCGACTGCGGCCCCGAGCGGCTGCTGTCGCGGGCGGGCTGCGAGGCGCGGGGCTGCTGCTACGAGCCcgccggtcccggccccggccccggctccggccccggtCCTCCCTGGTGCTTCTTCCCCCGAGGCTACCGCAGCTACCGGGCGGAGAACCTGACGGCCACCGCCAGCGGTTACAGCGCCGGGCTCCGCCGCGTCGCTGCCGGCTTCCTACCGGGGGAGGTGGGCAGCCTGCGGCTGGACGTGGCGATGGAGACCCCCGCCCGCCTGCGCTTCACG CTGCGGGACCCGGCCCGGCAGCGCTACGAGGTGCCCCTGGCCACGCCGCGGGTGAGCGGCCGAGCCGCCTCCACGCTCTACGGGGTGCAGGTCAGCCAGGATCCCTTCGGCCTCGTCGTCTACCGGCAGCGCGGCGGGCAGGTCCT GCTGAACACCACCGTCGCGCCCCTCTTCTTCGCAGACCAGTTCCTGCAGATCTCCACCTCCTTGCCTTCCCATTTCATTTCTGGGCTGGGGGAGCACCTGACGCCGCTGGTCCTCGACACGGCGTGGACCAGGGTCACCCTCTGGAATCGGGACATGGCGCCTGTG CCCCAGGTCAACCTCTACGGCTCCCACCCTTTCTACCTGGGGATGGAGGACGGCGGTTCGGCCCACGGTGTCTTTCTGCTGAACAGCAACGCGATGG ACGtgctcctgcagcccagcccggccctgaCCTGGCGCACGACGGGTGGGATCCTGGATTTCTACGTTTTCCTGGGCCCTGACCCCAAGAGCGTGGTGCGGCAGTACCTGGATGTCATCG GGTTCCCCTTCATGCCCCCATACTGGGGCCTGGGCTTCCACCTCTGCCGCTGGGGTTACTCCTCCACCGACATCACCCGGCAGGTCGTGGCCAACATGACGGCAGCCCGCTTCCCCCTG GATGTGCAGTGGAACGACCTGGATTACATGGATGCCAAGAGGGATTTCACCTtcaacaagaaaagctttaagGACTACCCGGAGATGGTGCGGGACTTCCATCGCAGCGGCCTGAGGTACATCATGATTGTG GATCCCGGGATCAGCAGCTCGGGGCCTCCCGGCACCTACAAGCCCTACGATGAGGGACTGAAGCGAGGGGTGTTCATCCGAAACGCCACGGGGCAGCCCCTGATTGGGAAG GTCTGGCCGGGTCCGACGGCCTTCCCGGATTTCACCAACCCCGAGACTCACGAGTGGTGGCACGACATGGTGAAGGACTTCCATGACCAAGTGCCCTTTGATGGCATGTGGATT GACATGAACGAGCCATCGAACTTCGTGGAGGGCTCCCAGGATGGCTGCCCCAACAACAGCCTGGAGCAGCCCCCCTACGTGCCAG GTGTGTTTGGAGGACGCCTCCGAGCTGGAACCATCTGTGCCTCCAGCCAGCAGTACCTGTCCTCCCACTACAACCTGCACAGCCTGTATGGGCTGACCGAGGCCATCGCCTCCCACGA CGCGCTGCTGAGGGTCCGGGGCAAGCGCCCTTTCGTCATCTCGCGCTCCACGTTCGCTGGGCACGGGCGCTACGCGGGACACTGGACAGGGGACGTCAGCAGTGACTGGGAGCAGCTCTACTACTCCGTACCAG aggtgctgctcttcaacctCTTCGGGGTGCCGCTGGTGGGTGCCGACATCTGCGGCTTTGTGGGTGACACGTCCGAGGAGCTGTGCGTGCGCTGGACCCAGCTGGGCGCCTTCTACCCCTTCATGAGGAATCACAACGACCACGGCACCCGG CCGCAGGAGCCATATGCCTTCAGCCCGGCCGCCCAGGCTGCCATGAGGAATGCCCTCCGCCTCCGCTActccctcctgcccttcctctaCACCCTTTTCCACCGGGCTCACTCCGCCGGGGAGACGGTGGCACGGCCCCTCTTCCTTGA GTTCCCCCAGGACCCCAACACCTGGGCCGTGGACCGCCAGCTCATGTGGGGCGGGGGGCTGCTCATCACACCCGTGCTGGAGGCAGGAAAGACCAAAGTCAGCGGCTACTTCCCGGCGGGGACGTGGTACAGCCTTGCCGGG GACTCCACCATCCACAGCAAAGGGCAGTGGATCCTCTTGCCAGCTCCCCTGGACACCATTAACGTCCATGTCCGCGCGGGACACATCCTGCCCCTGCAG GAGCCTGCATTCAGCACTGCCGAGTCCCGCAAGAAGGGGATGGCCTTGGTCGTGGCGCTGACACCGGACGGCTTCGCTAGAGGAGACCTGTTCTGGGATgatggggagagctggcagaCCTTTGAGAAGGAGGACTACACTGAGATCCTCTTCCTGGCCACACAT GGTGCCGTGCTCAGCCAGCTCCTGCGGGTGGGCGCCCACCTCGATGGGGTCCTGCTGGAGGCTGTGACCGTGCTGGGTGTCACCAGCCCTCCCCGGCAAGTCCTGGCCAACGGTGCCCTTGTGGGTGACTTCTCCTACCGCAGTGACACCCAG GTGCTGAGAGTCCCTGTATCGCTGCCAATGTGGGAACAGTTTGTGATCACTTGGTCCTGA
- the CCDC40 gene encoding coiled-coil domain-containing protein 40 — MEEAPGAAAEGSGVEFGSAERDVIRVPSHSAMEAIEAENGSDNEEEGSVHLEDQEETFPPAESGVYGATELFVGSAEEKPPETFSDKVTLDSCPPELGDMEQPVTERGNPSHTSSGAPLQASALSVELNSCTESESAFEQFSQLTSGHGDQRWEKERQQCGAEEHEISGRSEETIEETELVVLDPEHPLMRRFQAALKNYLTKQMEKVNLELQELRTATKKGKIQREELGVILYGAQQQLAHLQMELEKSHDRHSQMAAARRQLEEELEGLRLTYKKMCQNTDDERKKVSAMQTQVENLALHLFYMQNMDRDMRHNILLMKQSTKKAEAEKVQAEVEKKKQDLLLDRLTRKAYELQEQIALFEAQFVAQAEGTKVTRQAVNEACMEVQAINMEKKRLMNHWNSSLAGMKQRDEAYIATQELLSKYRHDLKSLETDIHGCRKSIRKEEEKNELLVTILSRSQNDANTTKKLIAQCLSRQEALKVEFGTYARVLHETEQALNRTKMDQAAHLNELLSISKDIEKGTDAKEQIENQIVAKLQEQMMSSKATKHFSQLAAKLRRRKTDLELHFSKVENDIAQVILNATHTNCRLTILQKTLCELDKEIKNIYDLISCRESEIAKCSLLIENKRGVISQYNKRLEMILSQQGGQELGPLEIEINKLTKQIEEYNCEVMTLQKYWLNRQKELVKLTHEREEQIASLDMLKKQITIMEQKKVRTENEIQQETKEQKDIERHMRNMSNDLIKLNVLINKNNSSFEELQYGNIITENEFVRSLKAAEKESVEMQERHSQLTEEKERLLNSVVEAEHQIMLWDKKIQLTREMRAAVDSETGQGEIQAMRTEIHRMQVRYGQLMKRQEKMIRDMEASVSRREEIAIRGEGQNKTDKRLTKSDFHRKKQELRKKISETQKNTQDCNKTILELESTQASLSATLSEKQQELCRLQAESDGLDSDAECLQNKKRWNLLEIVAYQTRQKHLQALKEGKYAPLCRTEQARRNEQQKLQDRLGAIDAVVRQIQQEHPQHRRALQWLSQCLESRVGSQEA, encoded by the exons atggaGGAGGCCCCCGGTGCGGCAGCAGAGGGATCTGGGGTGGAATTCGGCTCCGCTGAGCGGGATGTAATCAGAGTTCCGTCGCATTCTGCTATGGAG GCAATAGAGGCAGAGAATGGGAGTGACAATGAAGAGGAAGGGTCTGTTCATCTGGAGGACCAAGAAGAGACATTTCCCCCAGCAGAAAGCGGAGTCTATGGAGCTACAGAGCTGTTTGTTGGCTCTGCAGAA GAAAAACCTCCTGAGACTTTCTCGGACAAAGTAACATTAGACAGTTGTCCTCCTGAACTGGGTGACATGGAGCAGCCAGTAACAGAGAGAGGGAACCCTTCCCATACGTCCTCAGGAGCTCCTTTGCAGGCATCTGCATTGTCAGTGGAGTTGAACAGCTGCACAGAGTCAG AGTCTGCCTTTGAGCAATTCAGTCAGCTCACTAGTGGGCACGGTGACCAAAGATGGGAAAAGGAGCGCCAGCAGTGTGGAGCTGAGGAACATGAAATAAGCGGAAGAAGTGAAGAAACAATAGAAGAAACAGAACTGGTCGTCTTGGATCCAGAACAT CCTCTGATGAGAAGATTCCAGGCTGCCCTGAAGAATTACCTTACTAAGCAGATGGAAAAAGTGAACCTAGAGCTTCAGGAACTG AGGACAGCAACAAAGAAGGGCAAAATACAGAGAGAAGAGCTTGGGGTGATTCTTTATGGAGCGCAGCAGCAGCTGGCCCATCTGCAGATGGAACTGGAGAAGAGCCATGACCGCCATTCTCAGATGGCCGCAGCACGTCGGCAGCTGGAAGAGGAACTGGAGGGCCTCAGGCTTACTTACAAGAAAATGTGTCAGAACACAGATGATGAACGCAAGAAAG TTTCTGCAATGCAGACCCAGGTTGAAAACCTGGCCTTGCATCTCTTCTACATGCAGAATATGGACCGGGATATGCGTCATAATATTTTACTAATGAAACAGTCGACAAAGAAGGCTGAGGCAGAGAAGGTCCAGGCtgaggtggaaaagaaaaaacag GATCTTCTACTGGACCGCTTAACAAGAAAAGCCTATGAACTACAAGAACAGATTGCTCTGTTTGAAGCTCAGTTTGTGGCTCAGGCAGAGGGCACAAAAGTAACTCGGCAAGCAGTAAATGAG GCTTGTATGGAGGTACAGGCTATTAACATGGAGAAAAAGCGATTGATGAACCACTGGAATAGCAGCTTGGCTGGAATGAAGCAAAGAGATGAGGCCTATATTGCCACACAAGAGCTGCTGAG CAAGTACAGACATGACCTCAAATCCCTAGAAACGGACATCCATGGCTGTCGAAAGTCGAtcaggaaagaggaggagaagaatgAGTTGCTTGTCACTATCCTGAGCCGTTCTCAGAATGATGCCAACACGACAAAGAAACTGATTGCCCAGTGCCTTTCAAGGCAGGAGGCCTTGAAGGTTGAATTTGGCACCTATGCTCGTGTTCTCCATGAGACAGAGCAGGCCCTCAACAGGACCAAGATG GATCAAGCTGCTCATCTGAATGAGTTGCTGTCCATCAGTAAGGATATAGAGAAAGGAACTGATGCCAAAGAGCAGATCGAGAATCAAATCGTGGCAAAGCTTCAGGAGCAGATGATGTCCAGCAAAGCCACAAAGCACTTCTCACAGCTGGCTGCAAAACTTCGTAGAAGAAAAACAGATCTG GAGCTGCATTTTTCCAAGGTTGAGAATGATATCGCCCAGGTTATTCTGAATGCAACTCATACCAACTGCAGGCTGACAATTCTCCAAAAAACACTTTGTGAACtggacaaggaaataaaaaatatctatGATCTGATCAGCTGCAGGGAAAGTGAGATTGCAAAGTGCAGTCTCCTGATTGAGAACAAGCGAGGGGTCATCAGCCAGTACAACAAGAGGTTGGAGATGATTCTTTCTCAGCAGGGG GGGCAAGAATTGGGACCACTGGAAATTGAGATCAACAAGCTGACCAAGCAGATAGAAGAATATAATTGCGAGGTGATGACACTACAGAAGTACTGGCTCAATCGGCAGAAAGAGCTGGTCAAGTTAACACACGAACGGGAGGAACAAATAGCCTCCTTGGATATGTTAAAGAAACAGATCACAATAATGGAGCAGAAGAAAGTGCGCACTGAAA ACGAGATtcagcaggaaacaaaagaacagaaagacatCGAACGTCACATGAGGAACATGTCAAATGACTTGATAAAGTTGAATGTGTTGATCAACAAGAACAACAGCAGCTTCGAGGAGCTGCAATATGGCAACATTATCACAGAGAACGAGTTTGTACGCTCTCTCAAG GCAgcagaaaaagaatcagttgaGATGCAGGAGAGGCACAGTCAATTGactgaggagaaggaaagactCCTAAACAGCGTGGTGGAAGCAGA GCATCAAATCATGCTATGGGACAAAAAGATCCAGCTGACAAGAGAGATGCGTGCAGCAGTGGATTCTGAGACAGGACAAGGTGAAATCCAAGCCATGAGAACAGAGATTCACAGGATGCAA GTCCGCTATGGCCAGCTGATGAAGCGGCAGGAGAAGATGATTCGTGATATGGAGGCATCTGTTTCTCGTAGAGAGGAGATAGCGATTCGTGGAGAGGGTCAGAACAAAACAGATAAACGGCTCACCAAGAGCGACTTCCACCGCAAGAAACAGGAGCTGAGAAAGAAGATCAGCGAAACCCAGAAG AACACTCAAGACTGCAACAAAACCATCCTGGAGCTGGAGAGCACCCAAGCATCCCTTAGTGCCACCTTgtcagaaaagcagcaagaattgTGCAGACTGCAGGCTGAGTCTGATGGCCTTGATTCAGATGCAGAATGTCTTCAGAACAAGAAACGATGG aACCTTTTGGAGATTGTGGCCTACCAGACACGCCAGAAGCACCTGCAGGCACTGAAGGAAGGGAAGTACGCTCCCCTGTGCCGCACTGAGCAAGCCCGGAGAAACGAGCAGCAGAAACTGCAGGACCGGCTCGGGGCCATCGATGCCGTTGTCCGCCAGATCCAGCAGGAACATCCTCAGCACCGAAGGGCTCTCCAGTGGCTCAGTCAGTGCTTGGAGTCCAGGGTCGGCTCCCAGGAAGCCTGA
- the GAA gene encoding lysosomal alpha-glucosidase isoform X1 — translation MAGTAGAVAGPPLAAAAALLALLVPAAARSPGAAGCEVPPGGRFDCGPERLLSRAGCEARGCCYEPAGPGPGPGSGPGPPWCFFPRGYRSYRAENLTATASGYSAGLRRVAAGFLPGEVGSLRLDVAMETPARLRFTLRDPARQRYEVPLATPRVSGRAASTLYGVQVSQDPFGLVVYRQRGGQVLLNTTVAPLFFADQFLQISTSLPSHFISGLGEHLTPLVLDTAWTRVTLWNRDMAPVPQVNLYGSHPFYLGMEDGGSAHGVFLLNSNAMDVLLQPSPALTWRTTGGILDFYVFLGPDPKSVVRQYLDVIGFPFMPPYWGLGFHLCRWGYSSTDITRQVVANMTAARFPLDVQWNDLDYMDAKRDFTFNKKSFKDYPEMVRDFHRSGLRYIMIVDPGISSSGPPGTYKPYDEGLKRGVFIRNATGQPLIGKVWPGPTAFPDFTNPETHEWWHDMVKDFHDQVPFDGMWIDMNEPSNFVEGSQDGCPNNSLEQPPYVPGVFGGRLRAGTICASSQQYLSSHYNLHSLYGLTEAIASHDALLRVRGKRPFVISRSTFAGHGRYAGHWTGDVSSDWEQLYYSVPEVLLFNLFGVPLVGADICGFVGDTSEELCVRWTQLGAFYPFMRNHNDHGTRPQEPYAFSPAAQAAMRNALRLRYSLLPFLYTLFHRAHSAGETVARPLFLEFPQDPNTWAVDRQLMWGGGLLITPVLEAGKTKVSGYFPAGTWYSLAGVGAPLPRHGGLRWPHGLHHPQQRAVDPLASSPGHH, via the exons aTGGCGGGGACGGCGGGAGCCGTGGCGGggccgccgctcgccgccgccgccgcgctgctgGCGCTGCTGGTGCCCGCCGCGGCgcgcagccccggggccgccggctgCGAGGTGCCCCCGGGCGGCCGCTTCGACTGCGGCCCCGAGCGGCTGCTGTCGCGGGCGGGCTGCGAGGCGCGGGGCTGCTGCTACGAGCCcgccggtcccggccccggccccggctccggccccggtCCTCCCTGGTGCTTCTTCCCCCGAGGCTACCGCAGCTACCGGGCGGAGAACCTGACGGCCACCGCCAGCGGTTACAGCGCCGGGCTCCGCCGCGTCGCTGCCGGCTTCCTACCGGGGGAGGTGGGCAGCCTGCGGCTGGACGTGGCGATGGAGACCCCCGCCCGCCTGCGCTTCACG CTGCGGGACCCGGCCCGGCAGCGCTACGAGGTGCCCCTGGCCACGCCGCGGGTGAGCGGCCGAGCCGCCTCCACGCTCTACGGGGTGCAGGTCAGCCAGGATCCCTTCGGCCTCGTCGTCTACCGGCAGCGCGGCGGGCAGGTCCT GCTGAACACCACCGTCGCGCCCCTCTTCTTCGCAGACCAGTTCCTGCAGATCTCCACCTCCTTGCCTTCCCATTTCATTTCTGGGCTGGGGGAGCACCTGACGCCGCTGGTCCTCGACACGGCGTGGACCAGGGTCACCCTCTGGAATCGGGACATGGCGCCTGTG CCCCAGGTCAACCTCTACGGCTCCCACCCTTTCTACCTGGGGATGGAGGACGGCGGTTCGGCCCACGGTGTCTTTCTGCTGAACAGCAACGCGATGG ACGtgctcctgcagcccagcccggccctgaCCTGGCGCACGACGGGTGGGATCCTGGATTTCTACGTTTTCCTGGGCCCTGACCCCAAGAGCGTGGTGCGGCAGTACCTGGATGTCATCG GGTTCCCCTTCATGCCCCCATACTGGGGCCTGGGCTTCCACCTCTGCCGCTGGGGTTACTCCTCCACCGACATCACCCGGCAGGTCGTGGCCAACATGACGGCAGCCCGCTTCCCCCTG GATGTGCAGTGGAACGACCTGGATTACATGGATGCCAAGAGGGATTTCACCTtcaacaagaaaagctttaagGACTACCCGGAGATGGTGCGGGACTTCCATCGCAGCGGCCTGAGGTACATCATGATTGTG GATCCCGGGATCAGCAGCTCGGGGCCTCCCGGCACCTACAAGCCCTACGATGAGGGACTGAAGCGAGGGGTGTTCATCCGAAACGCCACGGGGCAGCCCCTGATTGGGAAG GTCTGGCCGGGTCCGACGGCCTTCCCGGATTTCACCAACCCCGAGACTCACGAGTGGTGGCACGACATGGTGAAGGACTTCCATGACCAAGTGCCCTTTGATGGCATGTGGATT GACATGAACGAGCCATCGAACTTCGTGGAGGGCTCCCAGGATGGCTGCCCCAACAACAGCCTGGAGCAGCCCCCCTACGTGCCAG GTGTGTTTGGAGGACGCCTCCGAGCTGGAACCATCTGTGCCTCCAGCCAGCAGTACCTGTCCTCCCACTACAACCTGCACAGCCTGTATGGGCTGACCGAGGCCATCGCCTCCCACGA CGCGCTGCTGAGGGTCCGGGGCAAGCGCCCTTTCGTCATCTCGCGCTCCACGTTCGCTGGGCACGGGCGCTACGCGGGACACTGGACAGGGGACGTCAGCAGTGACTGGGAGCAGCTCTACTACTCCGTACCAG aggtgctgctcttcaacctCTTCGGGGTGCCGCTGGTGGGTGCCGACATCTGCGGCTTTGTGGGTGACACGTCCGAGGAGCTGTGCGTGCGCTGGACCCAGCTGGGCGCCTTCTACCCCTTCATGAGGAATCACAACGACCACGGCACCCGG CCGCAGGAGCCATATGCCTTCAGCCCGGCCGCCCAGGCTGCCATGAGGAATGCCCTCCGCCTCCGCTActccctcctgcccttcctctaCACCCTTTTCCACCGGGCTCACTCCGCCGGGGAGACGGTGGCACGGCCCCTCTTCCTTGA GTTCCCCCAGGACCCCAACACCTGGGCCGTGGACCGCCAGCTCATGTGGGGCGGGGGGCTGCTCATCACACCCGTGCTGGAGGCAGGAAAGACCAAAGTCAGCGGCTACTTCCCGGCGGGGACGTGGTACAGCCTTGCCGGGGTGGGTGCTCCCCTGCCACGCCACGGGGGTCTCAGGTGGCCGCACG GACTCCACCATCCACAGCAAAGGGCAGTGGATCCTCTTGCCAGCTCCCCTGGACACCATTAA